ACGGTAGACGTCGATCTTCAGGTCATTCTGGCTGATCGCGACCTCTTCCGGCTCGTCCACTTCGGGCAGCACCAGGACGCCGGCAGCCGAAGTGTGGATCCGGCCCTGGGACTCCGTGACGGGGACGCGCTGCACGCGGTGCACGCCGCCTTCATACTTCAGGCGTGCATAAACGCCTTCGGCCGGATCGTTGGAGTTGCCCTTGATGGCCATGGAAACGTCCTTGTAGCCGCCCAGGTCCGACTCGGTGGCCGAGATGATTTCCGTACGCCAGCCGCGGTGCTCTGCGTAACGGGTGTACATGCGCAGCAGGTCGCCGGCGAACAGGGCAGCTTCGTCGCCGCCTTCGCCGCCCTTGACCTCGATGATGACGTCGCGGCCATCATTGGGGTCGCGGGGAATCAGCAGGCGGCGCAGCTTCTCCTGCGCGTCTGCGAGCTGCTCTTTGAGCACGGGTACCTCGGCGGCGAATTCCGGGTCCTCATCCGCCATTTCGACGGCGGCGGCAAGGTCATCCTCGAGTCCGTGCCAACGGTTGTAGGCGTCCACAATCCGGCTGAGCTCGGCGTAGCGCCGTCCCAGCCGGCGGGCCAGGCCCTGGTCCGCGTGCACTGCCGG
This genomic stretch from Arthrobacter sp. zg-Y1110 harbors:
- the prfA gene encoding peptide chain release factor 1 yields the protein MFESIQGLLDEHAELQLRLSDPAVHADQGLARRLGRRYAELSRIVDAYNRWHGLEDDLAAAVEMADEDPEFAAEVPVLKEQLADAQEKLRRLLIPRDPNDGRDVIIEVKGGEGGDEAALFAGDLLRMYTRYAEHRGWRTEIISATESDLGGYKDVSMAIKGNSNDPAEGVYARLKYEGGVHRVQRVPVTESQGRIHTSAAGVLVLPEVDEPEEVAISQNDLKIDVYRSSGPGGQSVNTTDSAVRITHLPTGIVVAMQNEKSQLQNREAAMRVLRSRILAHEQEKIDAANSDIRKSQIRTMDRSERIRTYNYPENRIVDHRTGYKAYNLDTVLNGELEAVVQAAIEMDEQARLDAIGDES